The Klebsiella sp. RHBSTW-00484 genome includes a window with the following:
- the serS gene encoding serine--tRNA ligase, with translation MLDPNLLRTEPDAVAEKLARRGYKLDVDKLRALEERRKVLQVQTENLQAERNSRSKSIGQAKARGEDIEPLRLEVNKLGEQLDAAKAELDTLLAEIRDIALTIPNIPHDDVPAGRDENDNVEVSRWGTPREFDFDVRDHVTLGEMHGGLDFAAAVKLTGSRFVVMKGQLARLHRALAQFMLDLHTEQHGYSENYVPYLVNQETLYGTGQLPKFAGDLFHTRPLEEEADSSNYALIPTAEVPLTNLVRDEIIDEDDLPIKMTAHTPCFRSEAGSYGRDTRGLIRMHQFDKVEMVQIVRPEDSMAALEEMTGHAEKVLQLLGLPYRKVALCTGDMGFSACKTYDLEVWVPAQNTYREISSCSNVGDFQARRMQARCRSKSDKKTRLVHTLNGSGLAVGRTLVALMENYQQADGRIEIPEILRPYMRGLEFIG, from the coding sequence ATGCTCGATCCCAATCTGCTGCGTACCGAGCCAGACGCAGTCGCAGAAAAACTGGCACGCCGGGGCTATAAGCTGGATGTAGATAAACTTCGCGCTCTGGAAGAGCGTCGTAAAGTTCTGCAGGTTCAAACTGAAAACCTGCAGGCGGAGCGCAACTCCCGATCGAAATCCATAGGCCAGGCGAAAGCGCGTGGGGAAGATATCGAGCCATTACGCCTGGAAGTGAATAAGCTCGGTGAACAGCTCGATGCTGCGAAGGCCGAACTGGATACACTACTGGCGGAAATCCGTGATATCGCGCTGACTATCCCTAATATCCCGCACGACGATGTTCCGGCCGGTCGCGATGAAAACGATAACGTTGAAGTTAGCCGCTGGGGTACGCCGCGTGAGTTTGATTTTGACGTTCGCGATCACGTGACGCTGGGCGAAATGCACGGAGGCCTGGATTTTGCCGCCGCCGTGAAGCTGACCGGTTCCCGTTTTGTGGTGATGAAAGGCCAACTGGCTCGCCTGCATCGCGCGCTGGCGCAGTTTATGCTGGACCTGCACACTGAACAGCACGGCTATAGTGAAAACTATGTCCCGTATCTGGTTAACCAGGAGACGCTGTACGGTACTGGTCAGTTGCCGAAATTCGCCGGTGACCTGTTCCACACTCGTCCGCTGGAAGAAGAAGCGGACAGCAGCAACTACGCGCTGATCCCGACGGCGGAAGTCCCGCTGACCAACCTGGTTCGTGATGAGATCATCGACGAAGACGATCTGCCGATCAAAATGACCGCGCATACGCCATGCTTCCGCTCCGAAGCGGGCTCCTACGGTCGTGATACTCGCGGCCTGATCCGTATGCACCAGTTCGACAAAGTTGAAATGGTACAGATCGTGCGTCCGGAAGATTCAATGGCGGCGCTGGAAGAAATGACCGGGCATGCGGAAAAAGTTCTGCAATTGCTGGGTCTACCGTATCGTAAAGTGGCTCTGTGCACTGGCGATATGGGCTTTAGCGCATGCAAAACCTACGATCTGGAAGTGTGGGTTCCGGCGCAGAACACCTACCGCGAAATTTCTTCCTGCTCCAACGTCGGGGATTTCCAGGCGCGTCGCATGCAGGCTCGCTGCCGCAGCAAGTCTGACAAGAAAACTCGCCTGGTGCACACGCTGAACGGCTCTGGCCTGGCGGTCGGACGCACGCTGGTCGCCCTGATGGAGAACTATCAGCAGGCTGACGGCCGCATTGAGATCCCGGAAATTCTGCGCCCATATATGCGCGGCCTCGAATTCATCGGCTGA
- the dmsA gene encoding dimethylsulfoxide reductase subunit A encodes MKTKTPDALLAAEVSRRGLMKTTAIGGLAMASSALTLPFARIAYAADTQIPVSETVTWSACTVNCGSRCPLRMHVVDGEIKYVETDNFGDDNYDGLHQVRACLRGRSMRRRVYNPDRLKYPMKRVGKRGEGKFEQISWEEAFDTIASNMQRLIKDYGNESIYLNYGTGTLGGTLTRSWPPGKTLIARLMNCCGGYLNHYGDYSTAQIAAGLNYTYGGWADGNSPSDIENSKLVVLFGNNPGETRMSGGGVTYYLEQAREKSNARLIIIDPRYTDTGAGREDEWIPIRPGTDAALISALAWVMISENLVDQPFLDKYCVGYDEKTLPEGAPANGHYKAYILGQGKDGIAKTPEWASTITGIPQARIVQLAREIAGAKPAYISQGWGPQRHANGELVSRAISMLAILTGNVGINGGNTGAREGSYSLPFERMPTLNNPIETSISMFMWTDAIERGTEMTALRDGVRGKDKLDVPIKMVWNYAGNCLVNQHSEINRTHEILQDDKKCEMIVVIDCHMTSSAKYADILLPDCTASEQMDFALDASCGNMSYVIFADQAIKPRFECKTIYDMTTELAKRMGVEQQFTEGRTQEEWLRHLYEQSRKAIPELLPFDEFRKQGMFKQRDPEGHHVAYKAFREDPVANPLTTPSGKIEIYSAQLAEIAATWELKEEDVIDPLPIYSPGFENYNDPLTKNYPLQLTGFHYKARTHSTYGNVDVLQAACRQEMWINPLDAKKRGIANGDRIRIFNDRGEVHIEAKVTPRMMPGVVALGEGAWYNPDAGRVDQAGSINVLTTQRPSPLAKGNPSHTNLVQVEKL; translated from the coding sequence ATGAAAACCAAAACCCCCGATGCTTTACTGGCTGCCGAGGTGAGCCGGCGTGGTTTAATGAAAACCACGGCGATTGGCGGGCTGGCGATGGCCAGCAGCGCATTGACCTTACCCTTCGCACGTATTGCCTATGCTGCGGACACCCAAATTCCTGTTAGCGAAACGGTCACCTGGAGTGCCTGTACGGTTAACTGTGGCAGCCGCTGTCCGCTGCGTATGCATGTGGTTGATGGCGAAATCAAATACGTTGAGACCGATAATTTCGGCGATGATAACTATGACGGTCTGCACCAGGTTCGCGCCTGTCTGCGCGGTCGTTCGATGCGTCGGCGTGTCTATAATCCCGATCGCCTAAAATATCCTATGAAGCGCGTTGGCAAACGCGGTGAAGGCAAATTTGAACAAATTAGTTGGGAAGAGGCGTTCGACACCATTGCCAGCAATATGCAGCGCTTGATTAAAGACTACGGTAACGAATCGATCTATCTGAACTACGGTACCGGAACCCTGGGTGGTACCTTGACGCGTTCCTGGCCACCGGGGAAAACCCTGATTGCCCGCCTGATGAACTGCTGCGGCGGTTATCTCAATCATTACGGCGACTACTCTACCGCACAAATTGCCGCGGGCCTGAATTACACCTACGGCGGCTGGGCCGATGGCAATAGCCCTTCGGATATCGAAAACAGTAAGCTGGTGGTGCTGTTTGGCAACAACCCAGGTGAAACCCGAATGAGCGGCGGCGGGGTGACCTACTACCTGGAGCAGGCGCGAGAGAAATCTAATGCCAGGCTGATCATTATCGATCCTCGCTACACCGATACCGGTGCCGGGCGTGAAGACGAGTGGATCCCCATCCGACCCGGTACTGATGCCGCACTGATTTCCGCGCTGGCGTGGGTGATGATTAGTGAAAATCTCGTTGATCAGCCTTTCCTGGATAAGTACTGCGTAGGCTATGACGAGAAAACGCTACCCGAAGGTGCGCCAGCTAATGGCCACTATAAGGCCTATATTCTCGGTCAGGGCAAAGATGGTATTGCGAAAACCCCTGAGTGGGCGTCGACGATTACCGGTATTCCGCAGGCGCGAATTGTGCAACTGGCGCGTGAAATTGCTGGTGCCAAACCCGCATATATTTCTCAGGGTTGGGGGCCGCAGCGTCACGCTAACGGCGAGCTGGTTTCCCGTGCAATCTCAATGCTGGCGATTTTAACCGGTAACGTAGGGATCAACGGCGGGAATACCGGTGCACGTGAAGGTTCATATTCGCTGCCATTTGAGCGGATGCCAACGCTGAACAACCCGATCGAGACCAGCATTTCCATGTTTATGTGGACAGATGCCATTGAACGCGGGACCGAAATGACCGCGCTGCGCGACGGCGTGCGCGGCAAAGATAAGCTCGATGTGCCCATCAAAATGGTCTGGAACTATGCCGGTAACTGCCTGGTTAACCAGCACTCAGAAATTAACCGCACCCATGAGATCCTGCAGGATGACAAAAAGTGCGAGATGATCGTGGTCATCGATTGCCATATGACCTCGTCGGCGAAATATGCCGATATTCTGCTGCCGGATTGTACGGCTTCGGAACAGATGGATTTTGCCCTGGATGCTTCCTGCGGCAACATGTCTTACGTTATTTTTGCCGACCAGGCGATCAAACCTCGCTTTGAGTGCAAGACCATCTACGACATGACGACGGAACTTGCAAAACGCATGGGCGTTGAGCAACAGTTTACGGAAGGGCGTACTCAGGAAGAGTGGTTACGTCATCTCTATGAGCAATCCCGTAAAGCGATTCCTGAGCTATTGCCGTTTGATGAATTCCGTAAACAAGGAATGTTCAAACAGCGCGATCCTGAAGGGCATCACGTAGCCTACAAGGCTTTCCGTGAGGATCCAGTGGCTAACCCGTTAACCACTCCGTCAGGGAAAATAGAGATTTACTCTGCGCAGCTAGCGGAGATTGCCGCGACCTGGGAGCTAAAAGAAGAAGACGTTATCGATCCGCTGCCGATCTATAGCCCAGGGTTCGAAAACTATAACGATCCTTTGACTAAAAATTATCCGCTACAACTTACCGGTTTCCACTACAAAGCTCGTACCCACTCAACCTACGGCAACGTTGATGTACTGCAAGCCGCTTGCCGTCAGGAGATGTGGATTAACCCACTTGATGCGAAGAAACGCGGGATCGCCAATGGCGATCGTATCCGTATTTTCAACGACCGTGGTGAAGTGCATATCGAAGCTAAAGTGACACCGCGAATGATGCCTGGCGTTGTCGCGTTGGGAGAGGGGGCCTGGTACAACCCGGATGCAGGTCGCGTGGATCAGGCGGGCAGCATCAACGTGCTGACCACCCAACGCCCGTCGCCGCTGGCGAAAGGCAACCCATCGCATACCAACCTTGTCCAGGTTGAAAAGCTGTAA